Within the Aspergillus luchuensis IFO 4308 DNA, chromosome 5, nearly complete sequence genome, the region AAGTTGGAAAAGCTAGTAGCTAGATTAGGAGCCCGCCATGCTGGGCCCATTCTcccccacacccacacccacacaacaCATACTCAATCACACTCGACATGCGAGGTTGACTTATCATCAAGGGGGTGAGTGGGtgtgggaatggaaggatggccatgcagcagcagcagcagtagcttCTTGGGGCTTTTGACCGTCTCGGTTGGCTCAATTGAACGGCTTCTCTTTTAAGACACGCTATCCAACTAGTCCGGAAAGGGCCCGTTGTTGCATTCGTTTCGAATCCTGGACCGACAGAACTCAGCTCCTCTCGGCACTGCATGATTTGACAGGGAATATACGACCGTAGAATCTCGGGAGAATGCTGCatgatgggggggaagacATAACGCATAGCCTAGTTAGTAGACAGTTGTAGTCGTATCGTACTAATGCAATTTGATCTGTGTATTTGATGAATACTAAGAGGCGGATTGCTGTATATACTTGGATAGAGGGAAATTGTGCCTCTTCTCAGGCATTCGGGCCTGTCCGGTAGCTACTTACTATCTCTGGCAGATCGATATGGAACCACATGGTCGTCGAGATTGGTGGACCAACCGGgggagaagagcaagagaggggggggctggctggcttggtCTAGCTAGCACTGCCTGATATCATGGATCCTGTTTAACCCTCCGTGGCCGCGCCTCCCACTCTCGCTTTCGCTCTCTCGGCCATATCGGTCATCGGGGTCCGCCAAAACAGCCTCAcgccttttccttccctccccctcccccttccctaGGATTCCCTTTAGTCCACACCGGGCATTAGTGACGCAGCCCTGCACATCCGCCAATCCATTCGGGAAAAGTTCCCTACCAACACATGGTCAAGCCATGCATACCCTGCAAGTCTCCAGCCATTCCCAATTTGATTattaccttttttttttctttttcttttttttattcttccttAATTCAATATTATCCTTTTGGGTTtgggaaaaataaaaataattattacccataataatttaattcgaaaaaggaaaatgtcaattataataaattcttcgGAGCACGGACTAACGCTGCTATCGCAACGGTTCAATCGACCATCACGGACGGGCTGCTTTCATTCGGACCCGGGGCTTAGCAGGCATAAGCTACAGACCTGTTCTCCAGCTGATCGACCCATGGCTTAGTTTTAAATACTGAACGCATCCTGTGTCTTTTCTTATGAGTTTCAGATGTTGATCATCCTTGACTCGTGACTCTCACTTGGATTCAATATCTATATAGTCAATCCCAGATCCTCTCTCTggctcctcatcttctttcaacttcatcttcctctgatatcatcatcagtcCAACTGCTTTCCactttctactactacttgtatATCTCTGCTTTTTGTGAACAAGAGCTTTGATCTATATATACCATCAACCCTCTCTATTATACTTCAATCCAAGATGCATCGGTCTTCCAATTACTCATATCAACAAACCTCGAGCTCGAGGAGCTCCAACCACGGCACCAGCAGCGCTTTCAGTCCTAATGCCAACCCCAATGAGGACTGGACCAAGATCTCAGACCTTGCAGAGCGTCGCCGGATACAGAATCGCATTGCTCAGAGAAACTACCGTAAGTTATCCTGCTCGCCGCTTGATTGTCTATGTTGCGACACAAGGCTGACTGAATGCGATAATAGGCAAGAAGCTAAAGCGCCGCCTCGAagacttggagaagagagccGCAACTGCTTCGACATCTCCAGAACGGTCACACGAGGGTTCGGAGTCGCCGAAGGCGGTGGTGCACACTGTCAAGTCCCGCACCAAACAGGCTCGCACAACCAAGTCTAGCTCAGATGCAACCCGTCACACCTCCGCGCAACGAGGCTCTTCCTATGACAGCCACTCCACCCAGGAAGATCGCGGATCGTCGATGTTCTCCCAGCAATGCACTCGACAGCTCTCAGCCTCGCCGCCTCCCGTGTTCTCTTACCCCTCATACTCCCACTTGGAATCCTATGGTCACCATTCGTACGGACAGCCACCTTCCTACCACTCTCTCAACAACCACTACAATGATCTGCCATACGGAGAGTACGGAACAACGCTGCCTTCGATCCTGCCTGGTCCGATACTCGGATCGGGCGCAAAGAAGCACCACTCGTACGCCGATGACGAGATTGTCAGCCCCTTCAGTATGAGCTATGCATCCA harbors:
- a CDS encoding bZIP transcription factor (COG:S;~EggNog:ENOG410PRE1;~InterPro:IPR004827;~go_function: GO:0003700 - DNA-binding transcription factor activity [Evidence IEA];~go_process: GO:0006355 - regulation of transcription, DNA-templated [Evidence IEA]), with protein sequence MHRSSNYSYQQTSSSRSSNHGTSSAFSPNANPNEDWTKISDLAERRRIQNRIAQRNYRKKLKRRLEDLEKRAATASTSPERSHEGSESPKAVVHTVKSRTKQARTTKSSSDATRHTSAQRGSSYDSHSTQEDRGSSMFSQQCTRQLSASPPPVFSYPSYSHLESYGHHSYGQPPSYHSLNNHYNDLPYGEYGTTLPSILPGPILGSGAKKHHSYADDEIVSPFSMSYASMAGIDLGPTPQHLPEHNIPMPPLSSVYSDDHSSPSTPAEPLLGCPLTPKSDPCSPHSYSLF